Below is a window of Rhodoglobus vestalii DNA.
CACCGATGTAGATTCCCAGAGGTACTTCGTGTGTCTGAAGCATTGCATGTGTTTGTGGGGTGGTTAGATCGACCATAGCTGCGCCTTCCTGAAGCATGAGTGGTGTTCGCGTCAATTGTGCCATGTATCCGCAATGCGCACGAGAGGGCGGATTGCGGATATGCTCAGACATGACCGCACACCATCCGAAAGAGTGCGAAAAGGGTAACGGACGAAAGCGATCACTGTATAACTTAGACTCACCAAAACTAGAGGAGACAACAGATACGCCCGCCAACGACTGCGCGATCAGGTACTCCAGAAACAGGTCAGTGGTGATTAGGCCTCAACGGCCCGATTGCAGTTCGCGCAGCTAGTCCCACTGACGACGACCTACTGAAAGTGGCCTCCCTCACTGCACGCTCCGCTGCAACTGACGCCAAGATTCACATCAGCTTGCTGCCATTTGTGCCGCCACTTTCTAAGGAAACGAGCCCGAGGAGCTCCTTCCCAACTCCGACGCATGACAGCGCGGTTAGAAAAGTGGCGGCTCTTTCAGGACCCAAATCAGCACCCATAACCGCAAGTCTGGATCACCACCGCATCGACGCGGCGCCCGCTCGAGCACAGCATGAGATCGAGGCACAGTAGGTTGTAGGTTTGACCTCCCGACTGTTCGTTGGATTGGGCTCCCTGAACCTCTCTGCGCCGATCTTCTTCCGAGACCAGCGTCGCTTTCTGCTGTTCCCGTCCAATCGAGAAAGGGAGAATTGCTTAGTATTCGCAGCGGACGACCTGTCACCTACGCGTCTATCCGCAAACTCAATAGCCTTGATACGCGAGCCCTCAACCGCGGCCTGAACGAAGGCTTCGGGCGGGTCGTCGCCGCACCCGGTAGCTGGCTTCTCACCCAGCACAAGTCCACTCCACGAGGCTCCCGGTCTGTTCAGCCGAGCGAAGCTCTCGGCGGATTCGCCACCAACCGTCACCTTCTCCAGCTACGGTACGGTAGGCGAAATTGACCGTCGAACGCTTGCTTCGAGATAGTCGCAGCTGATGGGGAGAGAAGTCATTAGCGAGACATTTACCGTAGGCAGCAAGGCAGCGTCGGCCTGATACAGTTCTGTTGGACCTCCAGTACACGAGGTTTTCGAATCAAAAGAGAGTGGTGCCATGAACTCGATCGACAACCTTATGGACGAACTCGCCATTCGAGATTTGTCACACCGGTACGCTATGGCACTCGATAAGAAGGGTCTGCTGCACGAGTAGGTGACAGGTTCTAGTCACGCAGCCAGTGTGGCTGGCGTGTTCATGATGGCCTCAAATTCGATCGGGGTCAACCGTCCCAGTCGGGGCTGTCGGCGGCGCCGGTGGTAGGTCCGCTCGATCCAGGTCACGATCGAGATGCGCAGTTGCTCGCGGGTGGTCCAGGAGCGGCGGTCCAGGACGTTCTTCTGGAGCAGCGAGAAGAAGCTCTCCATCGCGGCGTTGTCGCCGCAGGAGGCGACTCGGCCCATCGATCCGACCATGCGATGGCGGGTGAGCGCACGACGGAACTTCCTGCTTCGAAATTGAGAGCCTCGATCGCTGTGAACCACGCAGCCAGCGACATTACCGCGCATCGCTACGGCGTTTTCCAGCGCGTTGACCGCCAGTGTCGACTTCATTCGGGAGTCGATGGAGTAGCCGACGATCCGGTTGGAGAAAACGTCCTT
It encodes the following:
- a CDS encoding nuclear transport factor 2 family protein — protein: MNSIDNLMDELAIRDLSHRYAMALDKKGLLHE